From Haloglomus litoreum, the proteins below share one genomic window:
- a CDS encoding serine hydrolase domain-containing protein, with the protein MPSDALPDATARELDGFLEDWLADEDVPGVSVAVVDTDGLRYAAGLGARSLEPRAPATPDTRYAVASLAKPVVATGVLQLAEREGLALDDAVADHLPVLADAPGEPVTVGDLLSHSSGLPRDFVATHRDLADRAALCEHMDSVAERRLTDRRRYAYSNGGYMLLGEVIESVDGRPFRTYLADEVLAPLGMDRSGFESALFDDEDVMTGYAPGDDGPKAAGPDPEEIDHAGASGGLLATVTDLSRLLRCVLNGGELDGTRLLEPGSVGRMTTRQSPPLPTVDGSEPGYGYGWEVSELLGERLVTHRGGLGVASAYVGLLPERGVGVALGFNSGSHPTVTAGKSALALACGEDPMSVVDELRITRAVERVTGTYEAHGGRSSVAVSASFPGTVEVRLGGEDGDRSFTAAHEVVEADRYVFETHDASGVRMVAEFRLDDHGVELRLSMGKWTTVFTRA; encoded by the coding sequence ATGCCGAGCGATGCCCTCCCCGATGCGACCGCCCGCGAACTCGACGGCTTCCTCGAGGACTGGCTCGCCGACGAGGACGTGCCCGGCGTCAGCGTCGCGGTCGTCGACACGGACGGCCTGCGCTACGCCGCGGGCCTCGGTGCGCGCTCGCTGGAGCCCCGCGCGCCGGCGACGCCGGATACCCGCTACGCCGTCGCGTCGCTGGCCAAGCCCGTTGTCGCGACGGGCGTCCTGCAATTGGCCGAGCGCGAGGGACTCGCCCTCGACGATGCGGTCGCCGACCACCTCCCCGTGCTGGCGGACGCGCCGGGCGAGCCAGTCACGGTCGGCGACCTGCTCTCGCACTCGTCGGGTCTGCCGCGGGACTTCGTCGCGACCCACAGGGACCTGGCCGACCGGGCGGCGCTGTGCGAGCACATGGATTCGGTCGCCGAGCGGCGACTGACCGACCGCAGGCGGTACGCCTACTCGAACGGGGGCTACATGCTGCTGGGCGAGGTCATCGAGTCGGTCGACGGTCGCCCGTTCCGGACGTATCTCGCCGACGAGGTGCTGGCGCCGCTCGGGATGGACCGCTCGGGGTTCGAGTCCGCGCTCTTCGACGACGAGGACGTGATGACGGGGTACGCGCCCGGCGACGACGGGCCGAAGGCGGCGGGGCCGGACCCGGAGGAGATCGACCACGCGGGCGCGTCCGGCGGCCTCCTGGCCACGGTGACGGACCTGTCGCGGCTGCTGCGCTGCGTCCTGAACGGGGGGGAACTCGATGGGACGCGGCTGCTGGAGCCCGGGAGCGTCGGGCGGATGACGACCCGGCAGTCGCCGCCGCTGCCGACGGTCGACGGGAGCGAGCCGGGCTACGGCTACGGCTGGGAGGTGAGCGAGCTCCTCGGTGAGCGGCTGGTGACCCACCGTGGCGGCCTCGGCGTCGCCAGCGCGTACGTCGGGCTGCTCCCCGAGCGGGGCGTCGGCGTCGCGCTGGGCTTCAACAGCGGCAGCCACCCCACCGTCACGGCGGGCAAGAGCGCGCTGGCGCTGGCCTGTGGCGAGGACCCGATGTCGGTCGTCGACGAACTCCGGATCACGCGGGCCGTCGAGCGGGTGACGGGGACCTACGAGGCCCACGGCGGCCGGTCGTCGGTGGCCGTCTCGGCGTCGTTCCCGGGGACCGTCGAGGTCCGACTCGGCGGCGAGGACGGCGACCGCTCGTTCACCGCCGCCCACGAGGTCGTCGAGGCCGACCGCTACGTCTTCGAGACGCACGACGCCAGCGGCGTCCGGATGGTCGCCGAGTTCCGGCTGGACGACCACGGTGTCGAACTCCGGCTGTCGATGGGGAAGTGGACGACCGTGTTCACGCGGGCGTAG
- the lysS gene encoding lysine--tRNA ligase: MSDEGDDAVDAPTGTVDVPLDAESFEARSPHTLAESDRQHAFWADAVADAVEARVEAAIEAGERDPDAPIVVKGGISPSGVPHLGNMNEVMRGYFVAEVLRERGHEVRQVFTTDDRDPLRKVPRKLADLDGNVVGLGEVEDAGALGRNLGKPYTAIPDPFGCCDSYGDHFSELIRRSAEQLGVDIEIVSNTELYEAGDLEAATREVLANADAAREVLANYQNKVDADYVPFNPICAECGKVTETVTSIDLDAGTVDYRCTDMEAGDNTIEGCGHEGIATFREGKLPWRFEWPAQWRVLGVDFEPFGKDHAEGSWPSGDHIARAVFGDQPPVPMVYEWFTLNGEPFSSSAGNVVLAGEVLDLLELEVVHFFFAKDPKRARDFDIHALDQLVDEFDRFERVHFGEVEAPETERERAERVYPFVVDEVRPDRVRIAYTFAAVLGMTDDAELRETMARRSGHIPDDAPAWATDDALDRVPLARNWAVRTDNEYNYRLAEDLPDVEFDANTEAALSELAEFIEAEEPDGEALQEAVYETARGNDVDVGDFFTAGYRLFLDEDQGPRLGPFLAALDRQFVVRRLRLEG; this comes from the coding sequence GTGAGCGACGAGGGCGACGACGCGGTCGACGCCCCAACCGGCACCGTGGACGTCCCGCTCGACGCGGAGTCGTTCGAGGCGCGCTCGCCCCACACGCTGGCCGAGAGCGACCGTCAGCACGCCTTCTGGGCCGACGCGGTCGCGGATGCCGTCGAGGCACGGGTCGAGGCGGCGATCGAGGCGGGCGAGCGCGACCCGGACGCCCCCATCGTGGTGAAGGGCGGCATCTCGCCGTCAGGAGTGCCCCACCTCGGCAACATGAACGAGGTGATGCGGGGGTACTTCGTCGCCGAGGTGCTCCGCGAGCGCGGCCACGAGGTCCGGCAGGTGTTCACCACGGACGACCGTGACCCGCTGCGGAAGGTGCCCCGGAAGCTGGCCGACCTCGACGGGAACGTCGTCGGCCTCGGCGAGGTCGAGGACGCGGGCGCGCTGGGCCGGAATCTCGGCAAGCCCTACACCGCGATTCCGGACCCGTTCGGCTGCTGTGACTCCTACGGCGACCACTTCTCGGAGCTCATCCGGCGGTCGGCCGAGCAGCTGGGCGTCGACATCGAGATCGTCTCGAACACCGAGCTGTACGAGGCCGGCGACCTGGAGGCCGCCACGCGCGAGGTGCTCGCGAACGCGGATGCCGCCCGCGAGGTGCTGGCCAACTACCAGAACAAGGTCGACGCCGACTACGTCCCGTTCAACCCCATCTGCGCCGAGTGCGGGAAGGTGACCGAGACCGTCACGAGCATCGACCTCGACGCGGGCACGGTCGACTACCGCTGTACGGACATGGAGGCCGGCGACAACACCATCGAGGGCTGTGGCCACGAGGGGATCGCCACGTTCCGCGAGGGCAAGCTCCCCTGGCGGTTCGAGTGGCCGGCCCAGTGGCGCGTCCTCGGGGTGGACTTCGAGCCGTTCGGCAAGGACCACGCCGAGGGGTCCTGGCCCTCCGGCGACCACATCGCCCGCGCGGTCTTCGGCGATCAGCCGCCCGTGCCGATGGTGTACGAGTGGTTCACGCTCAACGGGGAGCCGTTCTCCTCCTCGGCCGGGAACGTCGTCCTCGCGGGCGAGGTACTGGACCTGCTGGAGCTGGAGGTGGTCCACTTCTTCTTCGCGAAGGACCCCAAGCGCGCCCGGGACTTCGACATCCACGCGCTGGACCAGCTCGTCGACGAGTTCGACCGCTTCGAGCGCGTCCACTTCGGCGAGGTCGAGGCCCCCGAGACCGAGCGCGAGCGCGCCGAGCGCGTCTACCCGTTCGTCGTCGACGAGGTCCGGCCCGACCGGGTGCGCATCGCCTACACGTTCGCCGCGGTACTGGGGATGACCGACGACGCCGAGTTGCGCGAGACGATGGCCCGGCGCTCGGGTCACATCCCCGACGACGCGCCCGCATGGGCCACCGACGACGCGCTCGACCGCGTCCCGCTCGCCCGGAACTGGGCGGTGCGGACGGACAACGAGTACAACTACCGGCTCGCCGAGGACCTGCCCGACGTCGAGTTCGACGCGAACACGGAGGCGGCACTCTCGGAGCTGGCCGAGTTCATCGAGGCCGAGGAGCCCGACGGCGAGGCCCTGCAGGAGGCCGTCTACGAGACCGCACGCGGGAACGACGTGGACGTGGGCGACTTCTTCACCGCGGGCTATCGGCTGTTCCTCGACGAGGACCAGGGCCCGCGGCTGGGGCCGTTCCTCGCGGCGCTGGACCGCCAGTTCGTGGTGCGACGGTTGCGGCTGGAGGGCTGA
- a CDS encoding SDR family NAD(P)-dependent oxidoreductase, with protein MAADDAYEWLSASDVADVGDRFRAEGDVALVTGASRGIGRVTAFELAAVGMDVALASRSLDDLESVAEELEATFDAAALPVETDVSDPEAVDQAVAETVEELGGLDVLVNNAGASFVSSAEEISPNGWDTVAEINLKGTHLCSTAALPHLSGGGRIVNFSSVAGQYGSKTMSHYGAAKAGVENLTRSLANEWADRDVRVNCIAPGLVLTPGSAGVMGVGSETAHDRSTVDRVVGGADEIADAVVFLATPASSYLTGETIVIEGPPAVSEEFE; from the coding sequence ATGGCAGCAGACGACGCGTACGAGTGGCTATCGGCCAGTGACGTCGCGGACGTGGGCGACCGGTTCCGTGCGGAGGGGGACGTGGCGCTCGTCACAGGGGCGAGCCGCGGTATCGGCCGCGTGACGGCGTTCGAACTGGCCGCGGTCGGGATGGACGTCGCCCTGGCGAGCCGGTCGCTGGACGACCTGGAGTCGGTCGCCGAGGAGCTGGAGGCGACCTTCGACGCGGCGGCGCTCCCGGTCGAGACGGACGTGTCCGACCCAGAGGCCGTCGACCAGGCGGTCGCGGAGACGGTCGAGGAGCTGGGGGGGCTGGACGTGCTGGTGAACAACGCGGGGGCGTCGTTCGTCAGCAGTGCCGAGGAGATCTCGCCGAACGGCTGGGACACCGTCGCGGAGATCAACCTGAAGGGGACCCACCTCTGCTCGACCGCGGCGCTCCCACACTTGTCGGGCGGCGGGCGTATCGTGAACTTCTCGTCGGTCGCTGGCCAGTACGGCTCGAAGACGATGAGCCACTACGGCGCCGCCAAGGCCGGCGTCGAGAACCTGACGCGCTCGCTCGCTAACGAGTGGGCCGACCGGGACGTCCGGGTCAACTGCATCGCGCCCGGGCTCGTCCTGACCCCCGGCTCGGCGGGTGTCATGGGCGTCGGGTCCGAGACCGCCCACGACCGTTCGACGGTCGACCGGGTCGTCGGCGGTGCCGACGAGATCGCCGATGCGGTAGTGTTCCTCGCCACGCCGGCGTCGAGCTACCTCACCGGCGAGACGATCGTGATCGAGGGACCGCCGGCGGTCTCCGAGGAGTTCGAGTAG
- the artA gene encoding archaeosortase A: MSQALTDALAWVSIAAFVVAVLAELRDRRTASLAAAGAWALFAVFWLALIPQFLLVEKSAIEGVLSALAVPASLSAAYLLYRGRESLLVLTRGVAVMGLIYLPATTIPWIYGSLIETTTAQTNVLIEAAGYDPTVATGEEGLRNTFVFNTDGNTYETFIVLACTGLGSMAIFAGLIAAVRAPLRRKLAAFAISVPVIWVLNLVRNAFIAVAFGKQWFQVAVPQVSALFGIQPDEVGLVSFYLADKVISQSASVVALVLITYPVVRALPELAGVLDDALYVVTYREFHTAEALGLEADSDRTTAAPPGDSETVGHSDDD; this comes from the coding sequence GTGTCGCAGGCGCTGACCGACGCGCTGGCCTGGGTGTCCATCGCCGCGTTCGTCGTGGCGGTGCTCGCGGAGCTGCGCGACCGCCGGACGGCGAGTCTCGCCGCCGCGGGCGCGTGGGCCCTGTTCGCGGTGTTCTGGCTGGCGCTCATTCCGCAGTTCCTGCTCGTCGAGAAGAGCGCCATCGAAGGCGTTCTCAGTGCGCTCGCCGTCCCTGCCTCGCTGTCGGCGGCGTACCTCCTCTACCGGGGTCGCGAGTCCCTGCTCGTCCTCACCCGCGGGGTCGCGGTGATGGGGCTCATCTACCTGCCCGCGACGACCATCCCGTGGATCTACGGGTCGCTCATCGAGACGACGACGGCGCAGACCAACGTGCTCATCGAGGCCGCTGGCTACGACCCCACTGTCGCGACGGGCGAGGAGGGCCTCCGCAACACGTTCGTCTTCAACACGGACGGGAACACGTACGAGACGTTCATCGTCCTCGCCTGTACGGGGCTGGGAAGCATGGCCATCTTCGCGGGGCTCATCGCCGCCGTCCGTGCGCCGCTCCGCCGGAAACTGGCCGCCTTCGCCATCAGCGTCCCGGTCATCTGGGTGCTCAACCTCGTCCGGAACGCGTTCATCGCGGTCGCGTTCGGCAAGCAGTGGTTCCAGGTCGCGGTCCCGCAGGTGTCGGCCCTGTTCGGCATCCAGCCGGACGAGGTGGGGCTGGTGTCGTTCTACCTCGCCGACAAGGTCATCTCCCAGTCCGCCTCCGTGGTCGCGCTCGTGCTCATCACGTACCCCGTCGTCCGGGCGCTCCCGGAACTCGCGGGCGTGCTGGACGACGCGCTCTACGTCGTCACCTACCGCGAGTTCCACACCGCGGAGGCGCTCGGGCTGGAGGCCGACTCCGACCGGACGACGGCGGCCCCCCCGGGGGACTCCGAGACCGTCGGCCACTCCGACGACGACTGA
- a CDS encoding GNAT family N-acetyltransferase yields MDESAVAYAVLGWPDDGPTLRLDYRAFAYAGKFVMSSTGKAVAYAPERGDPSDPDAALAAAAFDADRTDADTLKLRYLTVRQDTRGGGLGARLAAFVAARAADRGFEHVAIGVNNAFSYEALYKAGFTWAGEESGLAELVLARPAGRPATADGERYRAGLDRFRERENLDDAERAFLDDRRNADPPAFVGAPDA; encoded by the coding sequence ATGGACGAGTCGGCGGTCGCGTACGCGGTGCTCGGATGGCCCGACGACGGCCCGACGCTGCGGCTCGACTACCGGGCGTTCGCCTACGCCGGGAAGTTCGTGATGTCCAGCACGGGCAAGGCCGTCGCGTACGCGCCCGAGCGCGGCGACCCCTCGGATCCCGACGCGGCCCTCGCCGCGGCCGCGTTCGACGCCGACCGCACCGACGCCGACACGCTGAAGCTCCGCTACCTGACCGTCCGGCAGGACACCCGTGGGGGTGGGCTCGGGGCCCGCCTCGCAGCGTTCGTCGCCGCCCGCGCGGCCGACCGGGGCTTCGAACACGTCGCCATCGGCGTCAACAACGCGTTCTCCTACGAGGCGCTGTACAAGGCCGGCTTCACGTGGGCCGGCGAGGAGAGCGGCCTCGCGGAACTGGTGCTGGCGCGGCCTGCCGGCCGTCCCGCGACCGCCGACGGCGAGCGCTACCGCGCGGGCCTGGACCGCTTCCGCGAGCGCGAGAACCTCGACGACGCCGAGCGGGCGTTCCTCGACGACCGCCGGAACGCCGACCCTCCCGCGTTCGTCGGGGCACCGGACGCCTGA
- the artA gene encoding archaeosortase A, which translates to MSGPAAALLSGLDALGALSDPLAWLVVAAFVGGSLLELRAREPARYVLVGAWLLFALFWFTLVHHFAFEQKSLIEGIGSLAAVPISVYVGYLLLQGRDSLFVLSRAVAGMGAVFMPFEALAVLRRPLIEIVTSQTEFLMALLGQDPTVLTWSEATERIAAQYDWSAARARSFSDARGYYDYRNTFFWLHDGQYPITYTIRLACTGLGSMAIFAGLIVAVRAPLRRKARAFAVSVPVIYALNLVRNVFIGLAFGQQRMQWFVPQVMDLFGTTDPRMVSYFLADRVLAQSLSVVALVAVTYLVVRELPEVLTVVEDVLYVLTGSEYDLGAALDVEGTSDDPEPEPGAVRADGGD; encoded by the coding sequence ATGAGTGGACCGGCCGCGGCGCTCCTGTCGGGACTCGACGCGCTGGGGGCGCTGTCGGACCCGCTCGCGTGGCTGGTCGTGGCGGCCTTCGTCGGCGGCAGCCTTCTCGAGCTCCGGGCCCGCGAGCCCGCGCGCTACGTGCTGGTGGGGGCGTGGCTCCTGTTCGCGCTGTTCTGGTTCACGCTGGTCCACCACTTCGCGTTCGAGCAGAAGTCGCTCATCGAGGGGATCGGCAGCCTCGCCGCCGTCCCCATCTCCGTCTACGTCGGCTACCTCCTCCTCCAGGGCCGCGACTCGCTGTTCGTCCTCTCGCGGGCCGTCGCCGGGATGGGGGCCGTCTTCATGCCGTTCGAGGCGCTCGCCGTCCTCCGGCGGCCGCTCATCGAGATCGTCACGTCACAGACGGAGTTCCTGATGGCGCTGCTCGGCCAGGACCCGACGGTGCTGACGTGGTCGGAGGCGACCGAACGCATCGCCGCCCAGTACGACTGGTCGGCTGCCCGCGCCCGGAGCTTCAGCGACGCGCGGGGCTACTACGACTACCGGAACACCTTCTTCTGGCTCCACGACGGTCAGTACCCCATCACGTACACCATCCGGCTGGCGTGCACGGGGCTGGGGAGCATGGCCATCTTCGCGGGGCTCATCGTCGCCGTCCGGGCGCCGCTCCGCCGGAAGGCCCGCGCGTTCGCCGTCTCGGTCCCCGTCATCTACGCGCTGAACCTCGTCCGCAACGTCTTCATCGGCCTCGCGTTCGGCCAGCAGCGGATGCAGTGGTTCGTCCCGCAGGTGATGGACCTGTTCGGGACCACCGACCCGCGGATGGTGTCGTACTTCCTGGCCGACCGTGTGCTCGCCCAGTCGCTGTCGGTCGTGGCGCTGGTCGCCGTCACCTACCTCGTCGTCCGCGAGCTACCGGAGGTGCTGACCGTCGTCGAGGACGTGCTGTACGTCCTCACGGGGAGCGAGTACGACCTCGGCGCGGCGCTGGATGTCGAGGGGACGAGCGACGACCCCGAGCCGGAGCCGGGGGCGGTCCGTGCCGACGGCGGGGACTGA
- the glp gene encoding gephyrin-like molybdotransferase Glp, with protein sequence MSDLHDHGFKEVTRVAPARERLREAVTPVDRTDTVPLSAAEGRALAEPVDARHAVPDYHRAAMDGFAVRAADTFGASDRAPEVLREVGDDEGTDPEDASVGPGEATRVHTGSALPDGADAVVMVEQTDLFAGEVEVFDAVAEGENVAPPGEDVEEGQRLYDPGHQLRPSDLGLLKSCGVRRVRVHDRPMVGVIPTGEEVVERDPGPGEVVETNGLTVSRYVERWGGAATYRNTVTDDPEALRAAIERDLTKDLIVTTGGSSVGERDLIPEVVDRLGEVLVHGVALKPGHPFGFGVVRDTPVLMLPGYPVACIVNAVQFLRPAIKWAGQMPLREHPTRTATLTRKLPSEPGVKTFARVTVAESGEGEAGLEATPTRASGSGVLSSVALADGWVVVPEETEGYAEGATVPVEDWEYYA encoded by the coding sequence ATGAGCGACCTGCACGACCACGGGTTCAAGGAGGTGACCCGGGTGGCCCCCGCCCGCGAACGGCTCCGCGAGGCCGTGACACCCGTCGACCGGACGGACACGGTCCCCCTGTCGGCCGCCGAGGGGCGGGCGCTGGCCGAGCCGGTCGACGCCCGGCACGCGGTCCCGGACTACCACCGCGCCGCGATGGACGGGTTCGCCGTCCGGGCCGCGGACACGTTCGGCGCCAGCGACCGCGCGCCGGAGGTCCTGCGCGAGGTGGGCGACGACGAGGGGACCGACCCCGAGGACGCCAGCGTCGGCCCGGGTGAGGCAACCCGCGTCCACACCGGGAGTGCGCTGCCCGATGGCGCCGATGCCGTCGTGATGGTCGAACAGACCGACCTGTTCGCCGGGGAGGTGGAGGTGTTCGACGCCGTGGCCGAGGGCGAGAACGTCGCACCCCCCGGCGAGGACGTCGAGGAGGGACAGCGACTCTACGACCCCGGCCACCAGCTCCGGCCGTCGGACCTGGGCCTGCTCAAATCCTGTGGCGTCCGACGCGTGCGGGTCCACGACCGGCCCATGGTCGGTGTCATCCCGACCGGCGAGGAGGTCGTCGAACGCGACCCCGGTCCGGGCGAGGTGGTCGAGACGAACGGCCTCACGGTCTCCCGGTACGTCGAGCGCTGGGGCGGCGCGGCGACCTACCGCAACACCGTCACCGACGACCCCGAGGCGCTGCGTGCGGCCATCGAGCGCGACCTCACGAAGGACCTCATCGTCACGACGGGCGGCTCCTCGGTCGGGGAGCGGGACCTCATCCCGGAGGTCGTCGACCGCCTCGGCGAGGTGCTGGTCCACGGGGTCGCCCTGAAGCCGGGCCACCCGTTCGGCTTCGGTGTGGTCCGGGACACGCCGGTCCTGATGCTCCCCGGGTATCCGGTCGCCTGTATCGTCAACGCCGTCCAGTTCCTCCGGCCGGCCATCAAGTGGGCTGGCCAGATGCCGCTCCGCGAGCATCCGACGCGGACGGCGACGCTGACACGGAAGCTTCCCAGCGAACCGGGCGTCAAGACGTTCGCGCGGGTCACGGTGGCGGAGTCGGGCGAAGGGGAGGCCGGACTGGAGGCGACGCCGACGCGCGCCTCCGGGTCCGGCGTCCTGTCCTCCGTGGCGCTGGCCGACGGGTGGGTCGTCGTCCCCGAGGAGACGGAGGGGTACGCGGAGGGCGCGACGGTCCCCGTCGAGGACTGGGAGTACTACGCGTAG
- a CDS encoding DUF3054 domain-containing protein, producing the protein MSTAAALSSRFDRSATTVGLALVDLVLIMAFFVLGELQHGGVAAIPSAPVAAAPFLFGWVVSTVLLGLYGPPWRESLRDAAIRTAGAWTGAVAIGQLLRDSAFLPGNAAPAFILVSLVVGMALLVPWRLAALRFELV; encoded by the coding sequence ATGAGCACTGCCGCCGCTCTCTCGTCCCGGTTCGACCGCTCGGCCACGACCGTCGGCCTCGCGCTGGTCGACCTGGTCCTCATCATGGCCTTCTTCGTCCTCGGTGAGCTCCAGCACGGGGGCGTCGCCGCCATCCCGAGTGCGCCGGTCGCCGCCGCACCGTTCCTGTTTGGCTGGGTCGTCTCCACGGTCCTGCTCGGCCTGTACGGGCCGCCGTGGCGCGAGTCGCTGCGCGACGCCGCCATCCGGACCGCTGGTGCGTGGACGGGTGCGGTCGCCATCGGACAGCTGCTCCGCGACTCCGCGTTCCTCCCGGGCAACGCCGCGCCCGCGTTCATCCTCGTCTCGCTGGTCGTCGGGATGGCACTGCTGGTGCCGTGGCGGCTCGCCGCGCTCCGGTTCGAGCTTGTTTGA
- the dph5 gene encoding diphthine synthase, with product MLTFVGLGLWDERSVTVEGRDALRAADRVFAEFYTSKLAGATLADLEAEHDIAVEVRDREGVEQDPEPILDAAESGDAVFCTAGDTMIATTHVDLRLRAHERGIETRVVHGTTAAAAAASLTGLQNYRFGKATTLPFPYAHGGDDVPASVLDTVDANRERGLHTLCFLDIKVDHELVEEDEYMAASTAAGLLTEAGRGDDLGVVVARAGSPDPVVAADRLSALAERDFGDPLHLLVLPGELHYIERDALVELAGAPVELADERLA from the coding sequence ATGCTCACCTTCGTCGGCCTCGGCCTCTGGGACGAACGCTCGGTCACCGTCGAGGGCCGCGACGCCCTCCGCGCGGCGGACCGTGTCTTCGCCGAGTTCTACACCAGCAAGCTCGCCGGCGCGACACTCGCCGACCTCGAAGCCGAACACGATATCGCGGTCGAGGTCCGCGACCGTGAGGGCGTCGAACAGGACCCCGAGCCCATCCTCGACGCCGCCGAGTCGGGGGACGCCGTCTTCTGCACCGCGGGCGACACGATGATCGCCACCACGCACGTCGACCTGCGCCTGCGTGCCCACGAGCGCGGCATCGAGACGCGCGTCGTCCACGGTACCACGGCGGCAGCGGCCGCGGCCTCGCTGACTGGCCTGCAGAACTACCGTTTCGGGAAGGCGACGACGCTCCCGTTCCCGTACGCGCACGGCGGCGACGACGTGCCCGCGAGCGTGCTCGACACCGTCGACGCGAACCGCGAGCGCGGGCTCCACACGCTCTGCTTCCTCGACATCAAGGTCGACCACGAACTCGTCGAGGAGGACGAGTACATGGCCGCGAGCACCGCCGCCGGGTTGCTGACCGAGGCGGGCCGGGGCGACGACCTCGGCGTCGTCGTCGCACGGGCCGGCAGCCCCGACCCGGTCGTCGCGGCCGACCGCCTGTCGGCGCTCGCGGAGCGGGACTTCGGCGACCCGCTCCACCTGCTCGTGCTACCGGGCGAGTTGCACTACATCGAACGGGACGCACTGGTGGAGCTGGCGGGCGCGCCCGTCGAACTGGCCGACGAGCGACTGGCCTGA
- a CDS encoding twin-arginine translocation signal domain-containing protein: protein MDRRTFLSGVGAAGGAALAGCSNPLASPTRVESRRGITFGADIVGDDARSKEAWEPFEASMHDRYGSLGVYGDAGPDPEHGLEFGGGWTQPLDHEGGLESHHALVFHRFPGGEDGTAGGALWLWSAVDPTAADGATVERIEAAVDLPSNGASMGIYDPAQDYRSEDTDAYGVATPRMDVDGLSVSMALPAGRVGYDPEGTTVGEGGGYAPLWQGSHEGMVGLVATCMLAWPAEDGQTLQWSVAVETLGA from the coding sequence ATGGACAGACGAACGTTCCTCTCGGGGGTCGGAGCCGCCGGAGGAGCCGCGCTCGCCGGGTGTTCGAACCCCCTCGCCTCCCCGACCCGTGTCGAGAGCCGGCGAGGAATCACGTTCGGGGCCGACATCGTGGGGGACGACGCCCGCTCGAAGGAGGCGTGGGAGCCGTTCGAGGCGTCGATGCACGACCGCTACGGGTCGCTGGGCGTCTACGGCGATGCCGGCCCGGACCCGGAGCACGGGCTGGAGTTCGGCGGCGGCTGGACGCAGCCGCTCGACCACGAGGGCGGCCTCGAATCCCACCACGCGCTGGTCTTCCACCGGTTCCCGGGGGGCGAGGACGGCACCGCGGGTGGCGCGCTCTGGCTCTGGAGCGCGGTCGACCCGACCGCCGCTGACGGCGCAACCGTCGAGCGCATCGAGGCGGCCGTCGACCTGCCGTCGAACGGAGCCTCGATGGGGATCTACGACCCGGCACAGGACTACCGGAGCGAGGACACGGACGCCTACGGCGTGGCGACCCCCCGGATGGACGTGGACGGGCTCTCGGTCTCGATGGCACTCCCGGCCGGTCGCGTCGGATACGACCCCGAGGGCACGACGGTCGGGGAGGGGGGCGGCTACGCGCCGCTGTGGCAGGGCAGCCACGAGGGGATGGTGGGGCTGGTCGCGACCTGTATGCTGGCGTGGCCGGCCGAGGACGGACAGACGCTCCAGTGGTCGGTCGCCGTCGAGACCCTGGGTGCGTGA